The genome window ATAATCCTGCTTGGGTAGCCAGTCCTCGCTTCCCTGGTTGTAGTTGGTGACGTAAACCTCCCAGACATAGGAACTGCTGCCCCGAGCTATGGACAGGACATAGGAAGCCCGGGCGGTCAGCCACCCGGTGAGCTGGGCGTCTAACTGGACCTCGACCCCCTTGACGTTGCCGTATTCGGCGTCCATATAAAGGTAATAAGAGCGGGGCAGGGCTACGACGTTGCGAATGCCCAGCAAATGATAAATGTCTTTATAGTAGGCGGTCAGATTGGCCAAAAGATTAGCCGAGAACTGGTGCTGCAGGCCCAGTTCAAACTGCGCGGTCTGCTGGGCATTCAAGTCGGGGTTGCCCAGGCTTGAAAGGTTGCCCGAAGCGGCATTTACTATGTTTGAATAAAGGTACAACAAGTCGGGCTGCTGGAAGAACTGCCCGTATGAGAAACGCAGGGCCGTCATTTCGGTGATGGGGAAGGAAATGCCCAGCCGGGGCGAAACCTTGTACTTCATGGAGGTTTTTACCCATTTGATATTCTGGAGGTCCTTGACGTCGGCCACATGTTCGGCCTGGGCGTTCAGCATGTCCAAACGGACGCCGGCATTGACCACCAGACCCTGGAATTCCATCTTATCCTGGACATAAAAACTGCCCTGGAAAGGATAATAGGTATAATTATCGGGTTGGTAGGTATAGTTGACTTCTCCGGTGGAATCGTCGTAAATGCTGGAGGAGGGGTAACCCACCGAGTGGAACTTTACGGTGTTGAACTTCACCTCCAAGCCGCTTTTTAACTGGTGGACCGCGGTTGCCTGGCTAGTGGCATCCAGCCTTCCCAGGGCATAGCGGGATTCCCGCTGCGACCAGGTGGGATAGTCGCCCACGAAGAAGAACCCGTCCACCCCGTAGGGGTTGGAATCCGCGGCTTCCTGGTGAAAGTCCCGGTATCCCTCCAGGGTGTCCCCGGTATAGAACGGGCTGGAGGGATCCTTGAACCATTCCTGGCTGTAGGGCAGCTTGAATTCGTAGTCGGAGAACCAGCCTGCGAAACCGCTGGCATTGTGCTTGCGGACGCCCATATCAGTAGTGGTATTAAAATAAGCCGCGTTGGCGGTGTAAAAAATATCCTTGGAAAGCATGTGGGTGATGGTGGTCTGGACCTGCTGGCTCTTCTGGACCCGGGAAAAGTTACCGTTTATGTTGTACTTGAAATCGGCATTGTAGTTCCGGCCGTAGAAGGAGCCGTACTGGATGCGCGACAGGAACCCGCCCACCGTGGCCTTGAACATTCTTTTGTCCATGGTCAGCTTGGCCTGGCCCGAATAGAACTCCTGTTCGGTGTGCTCGTAGGCCGCCCATTCATCGGCATACTGGCGGCGGTATATTTCGCCGGACAGGAAGAATTTGAAGTCCTTCAGCCCGTAAACCGGGCCTCCCAGGTTAGCCTCCAGCCCGTTGTAGCCGTTATAAAGCATCTGTTCCTTGGGAAATATGGCGTCGGTCCGGATCC of candidate division TA06 bacterium contains these proteins:
- a CDS encoding TonB-dependent receptor — protein: MKAVRVLLVLMLALTAMGNQAWAGTTGKISGVVLDAETREPLPGAVITMLGTAMGANTDLDGRYSIINVPVGTYTVQAKMMGYETQNITGIKSIMDLTTPVNFRLKSTIIEMEGTVVRGEKGIIQVRADVTSTTKTVSTKEIENMAGVRSYQDVVAGQSGAIETSGGGSGNTSGIHIRGGRSNEIAYFVDGLSTQDQVTGRSGANLNNNAIQEVMIITGGFNAEYGSAMSGVVNVVTKSGTAKLEGMMRIRTDAIFPKEQMLYNGYNGLEANLGGPVYGLKDFKFFLSGEIYRRQYADEWAAYEHTEQEFYSGQAKLTMDKRMFKATVGGFLSRIQYGSFYGRNYNADFKYNINGNFSRVQKSQQVQTTITHMLSKDIFYTANAAYFNTTTDMGVRKHNASGFAGWFSDYEFKLPYSQEWFKDPSSPFYTGDTLEGYRDFHQEAADSNPYGVDGFFFVGDYPTWSQRESRYALGRLDATSQATAVHQLKSGLEVKFNTVKFHSVGYPSSSIYDDSTGEVNYTYQPDNYTYYPFQGSFYVQDKMEFQGLVVNAGVRLDMLNAQAEHVADVKDLQNIKWVKTSMKYKVSPRLGISFPITEMTALRFSYGQFFQQPDLLYLYSNIVNAASGNLSSLGNPDLNAQQTAQFELGLQHQFSANLLANLTAYYKDIYHLLGIRNVVALPRSYYLYMDAEYGNVKGVEVQLDAQLTGWLTARASYVLSIARGSSSYVWEVYVTNYNQGSEDWLPKQDYYLEFDQRHNISASLSVGLEKGDGPKVFGIRPLEMLSANINTKAGSGYPYTKTDVDFKPLELNNSSRMPWTFSTDLRINRDFKFGRLSPGIFMEIDNLFNNQNVAAVYGATGQPEDNGRLAAGELDVYAIPVSRYYPNGQPNPLYSTKADLNRDDYVSAEEHYLAAVKAHDELQRNGLNSFPYEASRRIKVGLSLGF